One Nostoc punctiforme PCC 73102 DNA window includes the following coding sequences:
- a CDS encoding LON peptidase substrate-binding domain-containing protein, whose amino-acid sequence MTSSSKIAVRELPLFPLPEVVLFPTRPLPLHIFEFRYRIMMNTILESDRRFGVLMFDPVKGTIANTGCCAEIVHHQRLPDDRIKMLTLGQQRFRVLEYVREKPYRVGLVEWIEDQPPTKDLHPLSFEVEQLLRDVVRLSGKLTEQNIELPEDLPDLPTELSYWVASNLYGVAAEQQLLLEMQDTATRLEREAEILTSTRNHLAARAVLKDTFNEK is encoded by the coding sequence ATGACATCATCTTCTAAAATTGCAGTTCGTGAACTACCTCTGTTCCCGTTACCCGAAGTAGTTCTGTTTCCTACTAGACCATTACCTTTACACATATTTGAATTTCGCTACCGAATCATGATGAACACGATTTTGGAGAGCGATCGCAGGTTCGGTGTTTTGATGTTCGATCCAGTCAAAGGTACAATTGCAAACACTGGTTGCTGTGCAGAAATCGTTCATCACCAACGCCTGCCAGATGATCGAATCAAGATGTTGACATTAGGACAGCAAAGATTTCGTGTATTAGAGTATGTTCGTGAAAAGCCATACCGCGTTGGCTTAGTTGAGTGGATTGAAGACCAACCACCAACTAAAGATTTGCATCCTTTGTCTTTTGAGGTAGAACAACTACTGCGAGATGTTGTGCGTCTATCCGGTAAATTAACCGAACAAAATATCGAATTGCCAGAAGATTTGCCCGATCTACCAACAGAACTATCTTATTGGGTAGCCAGTAATCTTTACGGTGTCGCAGCAGAGCAACAGTTATTACTAGAAATGCAAGATACTGCAACTCGTCTAGAGCGAGAAGCAGAAATTTTAACTTCTACTCGTAATCACTTGGCAGCTCGTGCTGTTCTCAAAGACACGTTTAATGAAAAGTAA
- the pheA gene encoding prephenate dehydratase, whose protein sequence is MTLSIAHLGPPGTYAEQAAVLYVNWLTKSTGDEATLSPYPTISQSLHAVADGQAHLAVVPVENSIEGSVTTTLDALWQLDSLRIQLALVLPIVHTLISCASGLDKIETVYSHPQALAQCQGWLERFLPTVQIVPSNSTTEALQRLEQETTTAAIASSRAAQLYNLPILATGINDYPENCTRFWVVSQGEADAGYQTSKVPTSHTSLAFSMPANTPGALVKPLQIFAQLGINLSRIESRPTKRSLGEYLFFMDLEADVKESQMQSALAELTIHTEILKILGAYNVLPIGAFT, encoded by the coding sequence ATGACTCTATCGATCGCACATTTAGGACCTCCCGGCACTTACGCAGAACAGGCAGCTGTTCTTTATGTCAACTGGTTGACTAAAAGTACGGGAGATGAAGCTACGTTATCTCCCTATCCCACTATCTCACAGTCACTGCACGCCGTTGCTGATGGTCAAGCTCACCTGGCTGTTGTGCCAGTGGAAAATTCTATTGAAGGGAGTGTTACCACAACACTGGATGCACTCTGGCAGTTAGATAGTTTGCGAATTCAGTTGGCTTTGGTATTACCCATTGTCCATACCTTAATTTCCTGCGCCTCTGGTTTAGATAAGATTGAAACTGTTTATTCTCACCCGCAAGCTTTGGCACAATGTCAGGGATGGTTAGAGCGATTTCTTCCGACTGTACAGATTGTTCCCAGCAATTCTACAACCGAAGCACTACAGCGATTGGAGCAAGAAACAACAACAGCAGCGATCGCTTCTAGTAGAGCAGCTCAACTCTACAACCTGCCGATACTTGCCACTGGTATTAACGACTATCCAGAAAACTGTACTCGTTTTTGGGTAGTAAGTCAGGGTGAAGCAGATGCTGGATACCAGACATCAAAAGTGCCTACCAGTCACACATCGCTAGCTTTTAGTATGCCTGCTAACACACCCGGAGCATTAGTCAAACCTTTGCAAATCTTTGCTCAACTAGGAATTAACCTCAGCCGGATTGAATCTCGTCCGACGAAGCGATCGCTAGGCGAATATTTGTTTTTCATGGATTTAGAAGCAGATGTCAAGGAATCACAAATGCAATCTGCTTTAGCAGAATTAACTATCCACACAGAGATTTTAAAAATTCTTGGCGCTTACAATGTTTTGCCGATCGGCGCTTTTACTTGA
- a CDS encoding Rne/Rng family ribonuclease: MPKQIIIAEQHQIAAVFSEDQIQELVVATGHHQIGDIYLGVVENVLPGIDAAFVNIGDPERNGFIHVTDLGPLKLKRTAAAITELLAPQQKVLVQVMKEPTGTKGPRLTGNITLPGRYVVLMPYGRGVNLSRRIKSESERNRLRALAILVKPAGMGLLVRTEAEGKPEEAIMEDLELLQKQWEAIQQEAHSTRAPALLNRDDDFIQRVLRDMYGADVNRIVVDSSTGLKRVKQYLQNWSGGQTPQGLLIDHHRDRSPILEYFRISAAIREALKPRVDLPSGGYIIIEPTEALTVIDVNSGSFTRSATARETVLWTNCEAATEIARQLRLRNIAGVIVVDFIDMESRRDQLQVLEHFNKGLKADKARPQIAQLTELGLVELTRKRQGQNIYELFGETCPTCGGLGHTVRLPGELENRLPIPAETPERERFVSLPHREPRQPSARVPEPRETYDGFGEAFDGDSESTNLNLINHPSYQELNDNKRRTRTRRSRIGINGLNGKDESRVIANPLAFANEPDLDLDIEPELGVTPEIPSPTLGKPGWNERVERTVERAKVIKPEPVKPVVEPPEIRTVEMSLQEQDMFALMGISPLVKLEQEVKNTKSVIINVIQPGQVRTTPTESISESPIAQKVIPEVVATKSPIPKVIEPEQKSLIEETAEPSELTVNPSESLSAKASVKAIADESDSSSAANAIADESDANSTATASRRRRRRSSAIEDN, from the coding sequence ATGCCAAAACAAATTATCATCGCGGAGCAGCACCAAATTGCTGCTGTCTTTTCCGAAGATCAAATACAGGAACTTGTTGTTGCTACCGGTCATCATCAAATAGGTGATATCTACTTAGGAGTAGTAGAAAACGTATTGCCTGGGATAGATGCGGCTTTTGTGAATATTGGCGACCCAGAGCGCAACGGTTTTATTCATGTCACCGACTTGGGCCCATTGAAACTCAAGCGTACCGCAGCAGCCATTACAGAACTATTAGCACCACAGCAGAAAGTTTTGGTGCAAGTTATGAAAGAGCCAACGGGAACAAAAGGGCCCAGGCTCACGGGTAACATCACTTTACCTGGACGCTACGTAGTACTAATGCCTTATGGTAGGGGCGTAAATTTATCCCGACGAATTAAAAGTGAAAGTGAGCGCAACCGCTTACGGGCACTAGCGATTTTGGTCAAACCGGCGGGAATGGGTTTGCTCGTGCGTACAGAAGCCGAAGGCAAACCAGAAGAAGCGATTATGGAAGATTTGGAGTTGCTGCAAAAGCAATGGGAGGCGATTCAGCAGGAAGCGCATTCTACCCGTGCCCCAGCACTGCTCAACCGAGACGATGACTTTATCCAGCGCGTATTGCGGGATATGTACGGCGCGGATGTCAATCGGATTGTCGTAGATTCCAGTACTGGTTTGAAGCGCGTGAAGCAGTACTTGCAGAATTGGAGTGGCGGTCAAACACCGCAAGGATTGTTGATTGACCATCACCGCGATCGCTCCCCAATTTTAGAGTACTTCCGCATCAGTGCTGCCATTCGAGAAGCCCTAAAACCGAGAGTAGACCTACCTTCTGGAGGTTACATTATCATTGAGCCAACGGAGGCGTTAACCGTAATCGATGTTAACTCAGGTTCCTTCACGCGATCGGCGACAGCCAGAGAAACAGTTTTATGGACAAACTGTGAAGCTGCAACAGAAATTGCTCGCCAGTTGCGTCTGCGGAATATTGCCGGAGTGATTGTCGTTGATTTCATTGATATGGAATCCCGACGTGACCAACTGCAAGTTCTCGAACACTTTAATAAAGGACTCAAAGCAGACAAAGCTCGTCCCCAGATTGCTCAACTTACGGAACTGGGTTTAGTAGAATTGACCCGCAAACGCCAGGGTCAAAATATTTACGAATTGTTTGGTGAAACTTGTCCTACCTGTGGCGGTTTAGGGCATACTGTGCGTCTGCCTGGAGAACTTGAAAATCGATTACCAATACCAGCAGAAACACCAGAGCGTGAGCGTTTTGTATCTCTACCTCACCGAGAACCACGTCAGCCATCTGCCCGCGTCCCGGAACCACGAGAAACTTATGATGGGTTTGGGGAAGCATTTGACGGCGACTCGGAATCGACTAACCTAAATCTGATTAATCATCCTAGTTATCAAGAACTTAATGATAATAAGCGTCGTACCCGTACTCGCCGTAGTCGAATTGGCATCAATGGGTTAAATGGGAAAGATGAATCTCGGGTTATTGCCAATCCATTAGCTTTTGCCAACGAGCCAGATTTAGACCTTGATATAGAACCAGAATTAGGAGTTACACCAGAAATTCCCTCACCCACCCTTGGTAAACCAGGTTGGAATGAAAGAGTAGAGCGCACTGTAGAGCGTGCTAAAGTTATCAAGCCAGAACCAGTTAAACCAGTGGTAGAACCACCGGAGATTAGAACTGTAGAAATGAGTCTCCAGGAACAAGATATGTTTGCCTTGATGGGAATATCTCCCTTGGTGAAGTTAGAGCAAGAGGTTAAAAATACCAAATCTGTGATTATTAACGTGATTCAGCCTGGTCAAGTGCGAACGACTCCAACTGAATCCATCTCAGAATCACCTATTGCCCAAAAAGTAATACCGGAAGTAGTTGCAACCAAGTCACCAATACCAAAAGTTATTGAGCCAGAACAAAAATCTTTGATAGAAGAGACAGCTGAACCATCTGAGTTGACTGTCAATCCTTCGGAAAGCTTGTCTGCAAAAGCCTCCGTCAAAGCGATCGCAGATGAAAGTGATTCAAGCAGCGCCGCCAATGCAATCGCAGATGAAAGTGATGCAAACAGCACCGCCACTGCTAGCCGCCGTCGCCGCCGTCGTTCCTCAGCGATTGAGGATAATTAA
- a CDS encoding DUF1997 domain-containing protein, translated as MATRFTASQSVEIAVPEQPIHIQHYLRQPQRLVKALADNTRTQQLSEEVFRLKMRPLSFMSLSIQPTVDMRVWAESNGIIYLRSLGCEILGFEYINQRFALNLKGHLSPKEFSTGTRLQGRADLEVLVDLPPPFSFTPKPILEATGNGLLKSVLLSVKQRLLNQLLADYRYWVISQTKDRELDSDSTELPILNAE; from the coding sequence ATGGCTACCCGGTTTACTGCCTCGCAATCGGTTGAAATCGCTGTTCCAGAGCAGCCTATTCACATTCAGCACTACTTGCGTCAGCCTCAACGTCTGGTTAAGGCTTTGGCTGACAACACCCGAACTCAGCAGCTTTCTGAGGAAGTATTTCGCTTGAAAATGCGTCCGCTCAGTTTTATGTCATTAAGCATTCAACCGACTGTAGACATGAGAGTTTGGGCAGAATCAAATGGAATAATTTATTTGCGATCGCTAGGCTGTGAAATCCTGGGTTTCGAGTATATTAACCAGCGCTTTGCCCTTAATTTAAAAGGGCATTTGTCTCCCAAAGAGTTTAGCACTGGCACTCGTCTGCAAGGAAGGGCTGATTTAGAAGTGCTGGTGGATTTACCACCGCCATTTTCCTTTACTCCTAAGCCAATTTTAGAAGCTACTGGTAATGGTTTGCTCAAAAGCGTGCTGCTGTCGGTTAAGCAACGGTTATTAAATCAACTTTTGGCTGATTATCGCTACTGGGTGATATCACAAACTAAAGATAGAGAACTTGACAGTGATAGTACCGAATTACCAATCTTGAATGCTGAGTAA
- a CDS encoding ISAzo13-like element ISNpu10 family transposase (programmed frameshift), with protein MSDKQVVESIQDKYDSLSPYLNEKTRRIWAAIEARSLGWGGVSQVALATGLSRTTIHAGIRLLLDASGEKTSNDDSNRIRSSGAGRKLLEEKDAMLLSDLESLIEPVTLGDPESPLKWTSKSVVKLAAALNIGGHRTSPKSVYNLLESLGYSLQSNRKTRDGSSHPDRDDQFLHISNQVLHFQSQNEPVISVDNKKKELIGDFKNSGTEWCEKEQPIEVKMHDFVDPKLGKAIPYGIYDLTSNQGWVNVGIDHDTAEFAVESIRHWWYSMGKQVYPSSEHIMITADCGGSNSYRSRLWKLKLQELATDTGKTIHVCHFPPGTSKWNKIEHRLFCHITQNWRGRPLTSLQVVINLIRNTTTTQGLEVEARLDPNLYKTGIKVTDQELDTIAIERNSFHGEWNYIIKPKVVS; from the exons ATGTCTGATAAGCAGGTAGTAGAAAGCATTCAAGACAAGTACGATTCGTTATCGCCTTATTTGAATGAGAAAACACGGCGTATTTGGGCAGCAATTGAAGCCCGAAGCCTGGGCTGGGGAGGCGTGAGTCAGGTTGCGCTCGCAACTGGACTATCCCGGACTACAATCCATGCTGGGATACGGTTATTGTTAGACGCTTCGGGGGAAAAAACCTCGAATGATGATAGTAATCGAATTCGTTCGTCAGGTGCTGGACGTAAACTACTTGAAGAAAAAGACGCAATGCTGCTATCAGATTTAGAATCGCTGATTGAACCAGTGACACTGGGAGACCCAGAATCTCCTCTAAAATGGACTTCTAAAAGTGTTGTGAAACTGGCTGCGGCATTAAACATTGGGGGACATAGGACTAGTCCTAAAAGTGTTTATAACTTACTTGAATCGCTTGGCTACAGCTTACAATCAAATCGTAAAACCCGTGATGGCTCATCTCATCCAGATAGAGATGATCAGTTTTTACATATTTCCAACCAAGTCTTGCACTTTCAATCCCAGAACGAACCCGTAATTTCAGTTGATA ACAAAAAAAAAGAATTAATTGGAGATTTTAAAAATTCTGGAACCGAGTGGTGTGAAAAGGAACAGCCAATTGAGGTGAAAATGCATGATTTTGTTGACCCCAAGTTGGGCAAGGCAATTCCCTACGGAATTTATGACTTAACCTCAAATCAAGGATGGGTAAATGTTGGCATTGACCACGATACCGCAGAGTTTGCAGTCGAGTCTATTCGTCATTGGTGGTACTCAATGGGTAAACAAGTTTATCCCAGCAGTGAGCATATAATGATTACGGCTGATTGCGGTGGTAGCAATAGTTATCGCTCACGATTGTGGAAATTGAAGTTACAAGAATTAGCAACTGATACTGGTAAAACTATTCATGTGTGTCATTTTCCTCCAGGCACAAGTAAATGGAATAAGATTGAGCATCGCTTGTTTTGTCACATTACCCAAAACTGGCGAGGCAGACCATTAACTAGCTTGCAAGTTGTGATTAATCTAATTCGCAATACTACCACCACACAAGGATTAGAAGTTGAAGCTAGATTAGATCCAAATCTCTACAAAACGGGAATCAAGGTTACAGACCAAGAGCTTGATACTATCGCAATCGAACGAAATTCTTTTCATGGTGAGTGGAACTATATTATCAAACCCAAAGTAGTCAGTTAA
- the rpsJ gene encoding 30S ribosomal protein S10 — translation MATLQQQKIRIRLQAFDRRLLDTSCEKIVDTANRTNATAIGPIPLPTKRRIYCVLRSPHVDKDSREHFETRTHRRIIDIYQPSSKTIDALMKLDLPSGVDIEVKL, via the coding sequence ATGGCAACTCTACAGCAGCAAAAGATTAGAATTCGCTTACAAGCCTTTGACAGGCGCTTATTAGATACATCTTGCGAGAAGATTGTAGACACAGCTAACCGCACCAACGCTACAGCCATAGGCCCAATTCCTTTACCTACAAAACGCCGGATCTATTGTGTGCTGCGATCGCCTCACGTAGATAAAGATTCACGGGAACACTTTGAAACCCGTACCCATCGCCGGATTATTGACATTTACCAGCCTTCTTCTAAAACTATTGATGCTCTGATGAAATTGGATCTACCATCGGGTGTAGATATTGAAGTCAAACTTTAA
- the tuf gene encoding elongation factor Tu: MARAKFERNKPHLNIGTIGHVDHGKTTLTAAITMTLAALGQATAKGYDQIDNAPEEKARGITINTAHVEYETENRHYAHVDCPGHADYVKNMITGAAQMDGGILVVAATDGPMPQTREHILLAKQVGVPSLVVFLNKEDLMDDPELLELVELELRELLSSYDFPGDDIPIIKGSGLQALEAMTKNPKTKKGENPWVDKIYELMDAVDSFIPTPERDVDKPFLMAVEDVFTITGRGTVATGRIERGKVKVGDTVELIGLKDTRTTAVTGIEMFKKSLEEGLAGDNAGVLLRGLKKEDIERGMVIAKPGSITPHTQFEGEVYVLTEKEGGRKTPFFAGYRPQFYVRTTDVTGTIKAYTSDEGKEVEMVMPGDRIKMTVELINAIAIEQGMRFAIREGGRTIGAGVVSKIIK; the protein is encoded by the coding sequence ATGGCACGCGCAAAGTTTGAAAGAAATAAACCCCACCTCAATATCGGTACTATTGGCCACGTTGACCACGGTAAAACCACGTTAACAGCAGCCATCACTATGACCTTGGCAGCTCTTGGTCAAGCTACAGCTAAAGGCTACGACCAAATCGATAACGCGCCAGAAGAAAAAGCACGGGGTATTACCATCAATACCGCTCACGTTGAGTATGAAACCGAAAATCGGCACTATGCTCACGTAGACTGTCCAGGCCACGCTGACTATGTGAAGAACATGATCACTGGTGCTGCTCAGATGGATGGAGGTATCCTCGTAGTAGCTGCTACTGATGGCCCTATGCCCCAAACCCGCGAACATATTCTGTTAGCAAAACAGGTGGGCGTTCCTAGTCTGGTTGTATTCTTGAACAAAGAAGACTTGATGGATGACCCAGAACTCTTGGAACTAGTAGAACTAGAACTCAGAGAACTGTTAAGTAGCTATGACTTCCCTGGCGATGATATCCCTATTATTAAAGGCTCTGGTCTGCAAGCTCTCGAAGCAATGACCAAGAATCCTAAGACCAAAAAAGGTGAAAATCCTTGGGTAGATAAAATCTACGAATTGATGGATGCTGTGGATTCCTTTATCCCCACTCCTGAGCGGGATGTAGATAAGCCCTTCTTGATGGCAGTAGAAGACGTGTTCACCATCACAGGTCGTGGTACTGTGGCTACTGGACGGATTGAACGCGGGAAAGTTAAGGTTGGCGATACAGTCGAGCTAATTGGCCTGAAAGACACTCGTACTACCGCCGTCACCGGGATTGAGATGTTCAAGAAGAGCCTCGAAGAAGGTCTGGCTGGAGATAACGCGGGTGTACTACTGCGTGGTCTCAAAAAAGAAGATATCGAGCGCGGTATGGTAATAGCCAAACCAGGTTCAATTACACCTCACACTCAATTTGAAGGGGAAGTATACGTCCTAACAGAAAAAGAAGGTGGTCGTAAGACTCCATTTTTCGCTGGCTACCGTCCCCAGTTCTATGTACGGACAACCGATGTAACTGGTACTATCAAAGCCTACACCTCCGATGAAGGCAAAGAAGTAGAAATGGTGATGCCAGGCGATCGCATCAAGATGACAGTAGAATTGATCAACGCGATCGCTATTGAACAAGGAATGCGTTTCGCTATCCGTGAAGGTGGACGTACCATCGGTGCTGGTGTCGTCTCCAAAATTATCAAATAG
- a CDS encoding TIGR03960 family B12-binding radical SAM protein: MAVAVEKLITSDILKPGRYLGNERLAVHKAWDKTAIHWVLTYPEVYEVGASNLGHIILYNILNAQPRQLCDRAYLPGKDLAAKLHETNTPLFAVESKRSLTEFDILGFSLSYELGATNILEMLDLAGIPLTWRERQKAVEAGGEFTNLQSQFPLIFAGGQTATSNPEPYADFFDFIALGDGEELLPEIGLVLEEGKQAGLSREDILLDLAQIPGVYVPQFYDMAEDGSVHPRRSDVPKRILRRVATPIPAYSIGLVPYVETVHDRLTIEIRRGCTRGCRFCQPGMLTRPARDVEPDKVVEAIEQGMRATGYNEFSLLSLSCSDYLSLPAVGMEIKNRLKNENISLTLPSQRVDRFDENIANILGGTRQGGLTFAPEAGTQRMRDIVNKGLTNEELLRGVKTAWEQGWDKIKLYFMIGLPGETDVDVLSIAETVSWLQRECRGKGRKPLNFNLTISNFTPKPHTPFQWHSVSTTEFKRKQNLLRQEFRRMKGMKVNFTDVRISAMEDFVGRGDRNLSKVVRRAWELGAGMDSWYENLDQAFSAWGDAIAGADLDWKYRQVENGEWNLFHAQEQNKSPDVENTEFLNPHSLDTPLPWDHIDTGIDKNWLKEDLQSALAAAIVPDCSFEGCSHCGVCGTDFGHNVVIESPVIPQFAGDFVPNTTKAQRLRVWFGKQGNMALVSHLDLIRLFDRVVRRAGLPIAFTGGFHPMPRISVATALALGATSSGEIADFELTVPVNIDTFREQLVREMPTDIPVYNVEQIDLKTPAATQLLETAEYLITVAALEETTPIQWQNWIDTIKAKDELWYEHTTKSGKSQLINLRDRLFELELVETHKGIAESISVIRYIGSYRQDGFLLRPEQILFMLGIVGSGEFQLQHIHRNRLILAV; this comes from the coding sequence GTGGCTGTTGCAGTTGAGAAATTAATAACATCGGATATTTTAAAACCAGGGCGTTACCTTGGTAATGAGCGTTTAGCAGTACATAAAGCTTGGGATAAGACAGCAATACACTGGGTCTTAACCTACCCGGAAGTATATGAAGTCGGTGCATCTAATTTAGGGCACATTATCCTATACAACATCTTGAATGCTCAACCGCGTCAATTGTGCGATCGCGCCTACCTCCCAGGAAAAGACCTGGCAGCCAAACTACACGAAACTAATACGCCATTGTTTGCGGTAGAGTCAAAGCGATCGCTCACAGAATTTGACATTTTAGGTTTTAGCCTCAGTTACGAACTGGGTGCAACTAATATCTTAGAAATGTTGGATCTGGCTGGAATTCCATTGACGTGGAGAGAAAGGCAAAAAGCTGTGGAAGCAGGGGGAGAATTTACGAATCTCCAATCTCAGTTTCCGTTGATTTTTGCTGGTGGGCAAACAGCAACATCGAATCCTGAGCCTTACGCTGACTTTTTCGACTTTATTGCCCTTGGGGATGGAGAGGAACTGCTCCCAGAAATTGGTTTAGTGTTGGAAGAAGGCAAACAAGCAGGATTGAGTCGGGAAGATATATTACTGGATTTGGCACAGATACCAGGCGTATATGTCCCTCAGTTTTACGACATGGCAGAAGATGGCTCAGTTCATCCTCGTCGCTCTGACGTGCCAAAACGAATTTTGCGACGGGTGGCAACCCCCATACCAGCATATTCCATTGGGTTAGTTCCTTATGTAGAAACGGTGCATGACCGTTTGACAATTGAGATTCGGCGTGGTTGCACTCGTGGCTGTCGCTTCTGTCAACCAGGAATGCTGACTCGGCCAGCACGGGATGTAGAACCCGATAAGGTTGTAGAAGCAATTGAACAGGGAATGCGGGCAACTGGTTACAATGAGTTTTCCCTCTTATCTCTGAGTTGTTCTGATTATTTGTCCCTACCAGCAGTAGGGATGGAAATCAAAAATCGCTTAAAAAATGAAAATATTTCTCTGACTCTACCAAGCCAACGGGTAGACAGATTTGATGAGAATATTGCCAACATCCTGGGAGGTACGCGGCAAGGTGGACTAACTTTTGCTCCAGAAGCTGGAACTCAGCGGATGCGAGACATCGTAAATAAAGGATTGACGAATGAAGAATTGTTGCGGGGAGTGAAAACCGCTTGGGAGCAAGGCTGGGATAAAATCAAGTTGTATTTTATGATTGGCTTGCCAGGTGAGACGGATGTTGATGTTTTGAGCATTGCGGAAACAGTCAGCTGGCTACAGCGAGAATGCCGAGGCAAAGGCAGAAAACCGCTGAACTTTAACCTGACAATTTCTAACTTTACGCCTAAGCCGCATACACCATTCCAGTGGCACTCAGTTTCTACCACTGAATTTAAGCGCAAACAAAACCTGTTGCGGCAAGAATTCCGCCGGATGAAGGGAATGAAGGTAAATTTTACCGATGTCCGCATTTCGGCAATGGAAGATTTTGTGGGACGAGGCGATCGCAATTTGAGCAAAGTAGTCCGCCGCGCCTGGGAATTGGGTGCAGGGATGGATTCCTGGTATGAAAATTTAGATCAAGCTTTTAGCGCTTGGGGAGATGCGATCGCCGGGGCCGATCTAGATTGGAAATACCGCCAAGTAGAAAATGGCGAATGGAATTTGTTTCACGCACAAGAGCAGAACAAATCACCAGATGTGGAAAATACCGAATTCCTCAATCCTCACTCCCTAGATACTCCCCTACCTTGGGATCATATTGATACCGGAATTGATAAAAACTGGCTCAAAGAAGACTTGCAAAGTGCCTTAGCAGCCGCAATTGTACCCGACTGCTCTTTTGAAGGTTGTTCTCACTGTGGCGTATGTGGAACCGATTTTGGCCATAACGTCGTGATTGAATCACCTGTTATCCCACAATTCGCTGGCGATTTTGTTCCCAACACAACCAAGGCACAACGACTCCGAGTTTGGTTTGGAAAACAGGGTAATATGGCTTTGGTAAGCCACCTAGATTTAATCCGTCTGTTTGACCGAGTTGTGCGGCGAGCAGGCTTGCCTATTGCTTTCACTGGTGGGTTTCATCCAATGCCGCGAATTTCTGTAGCAACTGCATTGGCTCTAGGTGCTACTAGTAGCGGTGAAATTGCGGATTTTGAGTTAACTGTACCAGTGAACATCGATACTTTTCGAGAACAATTGGTTCGGGAAATGCCCACAGACATACCTGTATATAATGTGGAGCAGATAGATTTAAAAACTCCAGCAGCTACTCAACTGCTAGAAACCGCAGAATATTTAATTACCGTAGCAGCACTTGAAGAAACAACACCTATACAATGGCAAAACTGGATTGATACCATCAAAGCAAAAGATGAGCTTTGGTACGAGCACACAACAAAGTCAGGCAAGAGCCAGTTAATAAATCTGCGCGATCGCTTATTTGAACTGGAATTAGTAGAAACCCACAAAGGCATTGCAGAGTCTATATCTGTTATCCGTTATATAGGTAGCTATCGCCAAGATGGTTTTCTGTTGCGTCCTGAACAAATCCTGTTTATGCTAGGGATAGTGGGTAGTGGAGAATTTCAACTCCAGCACATCCACCGCAATCGGCTAATTTTAGCGGTATAA
- a CDS encoding ribonuclease HII, protein MVETSLTPLEQSNWLEFSTLSGIPGLVAGVDEVGRGALFGPVVAAAVILPDHALPILIAAKIKDSKKLSSSRRTQLAQQICALAIDWKIGFASTAEIDKINILQATLLAMKRAVLKLKVQPAICLVDGNQSIKDLLLPQQTIIKGDERSLAIASASIVAKVWRDDLVLRLALKYPMYNLERNKGYGSQRHLLALQQYGPSPLHRQSFRPCQIKVLNAE, encoded by the coding sequence ATGGTAGAAACATCACTAACGCCCTTGGAACAATCCAATTGGCTGGAGTTTTCTACCTTGTCAGGGATTCCAGGATTGGTTGCAGGTGTGGATGAAGTAGGGCGAGGCGCTCTATTTGGCCCGGTGGTGGCGGCAGCAGTGATCCTACCAGATCATGCTTTGCCAATACTGATAGCAGCTAAAATTAAAGACAGTAAAAAGTTGTCTAGTTCTCGGAGAACTCAGCTAGCGCAGCAAATTTGTGCGCTGGCTATAGACTGGAAAATTGGGTTTGCTTCTACTGCCGAAATTGACAAGATAAATATTTTGCAAGCGACACTATTAGCAATGAAGCGGGCTGTACTGAAGTTAAAGGTACAGCCCGCAATATGCTTGGTTGATGGCAATCAGTCAATCAAAGACTTGCTATTGCCACAACAAACAATAATTAAGGGAGATGAGCGATCGCTCGCTATTGCCTCTGCTAGTATTGTTGCCAAGGTTTGGCGTGATGATTTGGTACTGCGTCTAGCATTGAAATACCCAATGTACAACCTAGAGCGTAACAAGGGCTATGGTAGCCAACGTCATTTGCTAGCTCTGCAACAATACGGGCCATCGCCCCTACACCGTCAGTCTTTTCGTCCTTGCCAAATCAAAGTACTGAATGCTGAGTGA
- a CDS encoding STAS domain-containing protein, with protein sequence MQAVLNYPKIAVIRPQGCLNATNALEFERDMTTTLAQNDISILVVDLAAVESLDSAGLMALLSIHKLALSLGRGLRLCAVAPSIRIIFELTQLDSVFEILDGEIELAAT encoded by the coding sequence ATGCAAGCAGTGCTTAACTATCCCAAAATTGCAGTCATTCGCCCCCAAGGGTGTTTGAATGCTACAAACGCCTTGGAATTTGAACGAGATATGACCACAACGTTGGCACAAAATGATATTTCCATATTGGTAGTAGACCTCGCAGCAGTAGAATCTTTAGACAGCGCGGGGTTGATGGCATTGTTATCTATACACAAGCTGGCTCTGAGTTTAGGAAGGGGTTTGCGACTTTGCGCTGTAGCTCCGTCAATTAGAATTATTTTTGAACTAACGCAACTCGACAGCGTATTTGAAATATTGGATGGTGAAATTGAGTTAGCTGCAACATAA